One window of the Misgurnus anguillicaudatus chromosome 8, ASM2758022v2, whole genome shotgun sequence genome contains the following:
- the rbpjl gene encoding recombining binding protein suppressor of hairless-like protein isoform X4, translating to MQDQRKGDGETGLPAVDSRDSHLHAADSFTHLRTDTRSQGWLRFFCPPPCVYLSGHGWKVRQEQLKASGLGESSCRLSGYMGLDSSTDPQTDSFKLSFEEQTDKRMFACAKTLYISDTDKRKHFRLILHLFHNGGQEIGTFHSRLIKIISKPSQKRQSMKNADLCVSSGSKVSLFNRLRSQTVSTRYLAVEDGTFVASARQWTAFTITLVDGLQSDRTEYAGCDSYICYGSVVQLVCTNAGVALPPMIIRKVNKQHACLDVDEHVSQLHKCAFQFRDSNHMYLCLSNEKIIQFQASPCPKEANKVLLNDGSCWTIIGTEVVEYTFSESLTNHLTIISPVPIINGLELNGGGHVAMLELHGENFSPHLKVWFGNMEAETMFRSSRSLLCVVPDVSILSGEWRWMRQPITVPLSLIRSDGLIYRSSFSFTYTPEHCPPSSQTTGTAERTTDSDSLIDTIHQEFTRMNFHLFMQS from the exons ATGCAGGACCAACGAAAAGGCGATGGAGAGACAG GGTTGCCCGCTGTGGACTCGAGAGATTCTCACCTGCACGCGGCAGACTCCTTCACTCACCTGAGAACAGACACGCGCTCACAGGGATGGCTCAG GTTTTTCTGCCCCCCTCCTTGTGTGTACCTTAGTGGGCACGGATGGAAAGTCAGACAAGAGCAGCTTAAAG CATCAGGTCTCGGTGAGTCCAGCTGTCGTCTGTCCGGGTACATGGGTCTGGACAGCTCCACCGATCCTcagacagacagctttaagcTCAGCTTTGAGGAGCAGACAGACAAGAGG atGTTTGCCTGTGCTAAAACCCTGTACATCTCAGATACGGACAAACGAAAGCATTTTCGTCTGATACTCCACCTGTTTCACAACGGAGGACAAGAAATTGGCACCTTTCACAGCCGACTCATTAAAATCATCTccaaaccatcacagaaaaggCAGTCCATGAAAAACGCTGACT TATGTGTTTCATCGGGCTCAAAGGTGTCGTTGTTTAATCGTTTACGGTCACAGACGGTCAGCACGCGATACCTGGCAGTGGAGGACGGGACTTTTGTCGCCAGTGCAAGACAATGGACAGCCTTCACCATAACTCTGG TGGACGGGCTGCAGTCCGATCGGACTGAATATGCCGGCTGTGACAGCTACATCTGTTATGGCAGTGTGGTTCAGCTGGTGTGCACTAACGCGGGTGTTGCACTGCCACCGATG ATAATACGCAAGGTGAACAAGCAGCACGCATGTCTAGATGTGGATGAACACGTGTCACAGCTTCATAAATGTGCTTTTCAGTTCAGAGACAGCAACCACATGTACCTTTGCCTGtctaatgaaaaaataattcagTTCCAG GCCTCTCCGTGCCCTAAGGAGGCTAATAAGGTGCTATTGAATGATGGCTCATGTTGGACCATCATTGGAACAGAAGTTGTTGAATATACCTTCAGTGAGAGTCTGACCAATCACCTGACCATCATCAGCCCGGTACCCATCATCAACGGACTGGAG ttaaaTGGTGGAGGACATGTGGCCATGTTGGAGCTTCATGGTGAAAACTTCAGTCCCCATTTAAAGGTCTGGTTTGGAAACATGGAGGCTGAAACCATGTTCAG GTCATCGAGGTCTCTTCTCTGTGTCGTTCCTGACGTGTCTATATTGAGTGGTGAATGGAGATGGATGAGACAGCCGATCACTGTGCCCCTGTCTCTGATCCGGTCGGACGGTCTGATCTACAGGAGCTCTTTCTCATTCACTTACACACCAGAACACTGCCCGCCTTCTTCTCAAACCACCGGTACGGCAGAAAGGACCACAGATTCGGACTCCCTCATAGACACTATACACCAGGAATTCACGCGGATGAACTTTCACCTATTTATGCAGAGTTGA
- the rbpjl gene encoding recombining binding protein suppressor of hairless-like protein isoform X1, with amino-acid sequence MQDQRKGDGETGLPAVDSRDSHLHAADSFTHLRTDTRSQGWLREEQNFPLLPRVTSESVRQYLQFRPDQSVIILHAKVAQKSYGNEKRFFCPPPCVYLSGHGWKVRQEQLKASGLGESSCRLSGYMGLDSSTDPQTDSFKLSFEEQTDKRMFACAKTLYISDTDKRKHFRLILHLFHNGGQEIGTFHSRLIKIISKPSQKRQSMKNADLCVSSGSKVSLFNRLRSQTVSTRYLAVEDGTFVASARQWTAFTITLVDGLQSDRTEYAGCDSYICYGSVVQLVCTNAGVALPPMIIRKVNKQHACLDVDEHVSQLHKCAFQFRDSNHMYLCLSNEKIIQFQASPCPKEANKVLLNDGSCWTIIGTEVVEYTFSESLTNHLTIISPVPIINGLELNGGGHVAMLELHGENFSPHLKVWFGNMEAETMFRSSRSLLCVVPDVSILSGEWRWMRQPITVPLSLIRSDGLIYRSSFSFTYTPEHCPPSSQTTGTAERTTDSDSLIDTIHQEFTRMNFHLFMQS; translated from the exons ATGCAGGACCAACGAAAAGGCGATGGAGAGACAG GGTTGCCCGCTGTGGACTCGAGAGATTCTCACCTGCACGCGGCAGACTCCTTCACTCACCTGAGAACAGACACGCGCTCACAGGGATGGCTCAG GGAAGAGCAGAATTTTCCATTGTTGCCAAGGGTAACCAGTGAGTCTGTAAGGCAATACCTTCAATTCAGAcctgaccaatcagtgatcatCTTACATGCCAAAGTTGCTCAGAAGTCTTATGGCAATGAGAAACG GTTTTTCTGCCCCCCTCCTTGTGTGTACCTTAGTGGGCACGGATGGAAAGTCAGACAAGAGCAGCTTAAAG CATCAGGTCTCGGTGAGTCCAGCTGTCGTCTGTCCGGGTACATGGGTCTGGACAGCTCCACCGATCCTcagacagacagctttaagcTCAGCTTTGAGGAGCAGACAGACAAGAGG atGTTTGCCTGTGCTAAAACCCTGTACATCTCAGATACGGACAAACGAAAGCATTTTCGTCTGATACTCCACCTGTTTCACAACGGAGGACAAGAAATTGGCACCTTTCACAGCCGACTCATTAAAATCATCTccaaaccatcacagaaaaggCAGTCCATGAAAAACGCTGACT TATGTGTTTCATCGGGCTCAAAGGTGTCGTTGTTTAATCGTTTACGGTCACAGACGGTCAGCACGCGATACCTGGCAGTGGAGGACGGGACTTTTGTCGCCAGTGCAAGACAATGGACAGCCTTCACCATAACTCTGG TGGACGGGCTGCAGTCCGATCGGACTGAATATGCCGGCTGTGACAGCTACATCTGTTATGGCAGTGTGGTTCAGCTGGTGTGCACTAACGCGGGTGTTGCACTGCCACCGATG ATAATACGCAAGGTGAACAAGCAGCACGCATGTCTAGATGTGGATGAACACGTGTCACAGCTTCATAAATGTGCTTTTCAGTTCAGAGACAGCAACCACATGTACCTTTGCCTGtctaatgaaaaaataattcagTTCCAG GCCTCTCCGTGCCCTAAGGAGGCTAATAAGGTGCTATTGAATGATGGCTCATGTTGGACCATCATTGGAACAGAAGTTGTTGAATATACCTTCAGTGAGAGTCTGACCAATCACCTGACCATCATCAGCCCGGTACCCATCATCAACGGACTGGAG ttaaaTGGTGGAGGACATGTGGCCATGTTGGAGCTTCATGGTGAAAACTTCAGTCCCCATTTAAAGGTCTGGTTTGGAAACATGGAGGCTGAAACCATGTTCAG GTCATCGAGGTCTCTTCTCTGTGTCGTTCCTGACGTGTCTATATTGAGTGGTGAATGGAGATGGATGAGACAGCCGATCACTGTGCCCCTGTCTCTGATCCGGTCGGACGGTCTGATCTACAGGAGCTCTTTCTCATTCACTTACACACCAGAACACTGCCCGCCTTCTTCTCAAACCACCGGTACGGCAGAAAGGACCACAGATTCGGACTCCCTCATAGACACTATACACCAGGAATTCACGCGGATGAACTTTCACCTATTTATGCAGAGTTGA
- the rbpjl gene encoding recombining binding protein suppressor of hairless-like protein isoform X3, with amino-acid sequence MQDQRKGDGETGLPAVDSRDSHLHAADSFTHLRTDTRSQGWLREEQNFPLLPRVTSESVRQYLQFRPDQSVIILHAKVAQKSYGNEKRFFCPPPCVYLSGHGWKVRQEQLKASGLGESSCRLSGYMGLDSSTDPQTDSFKLSFEEQTDKRMFACAKTLYISDTDKRKHFRLILHLFHNGGQEIGTFHSRLIKIISKPSQKRQSMKNADLCVSSGSKVSLFNRLRSQTVSTRYLAVEDGTFVASARQWTAFTITLVDGLQSDRTEYAGCDSYICYGSVVQLVCTNAGVALPPMIIRKVNKQHACLDVDEHVSQLHKCAFQFRDSNHMYLCLSNEKIIQFQASPCPKEANKVLLNDGSCWTIIGTEVVEYTFSESLTNHLTIISPVPIINGLELNGGGHVAMLELHGENFSPHLKVWFGNMEAETMFSFPVGISFLSGSSFPFFRVNKAFCSSSPAQHPHVHAACRRHSDRSLWVCGLLGVTCLKG; translated from the exons ATGCAGGACCAACGAAAAGGCGATGGAGAGACAG GGTTGCCCGCTGTGGACTCGAGAGATTCTCACCTGCACGCGGCAGACTCCTTCACTCACCTGAGAACAGACACGCGCTCACAGGGATGGCTCAG GGAAGAGCAGAATTTTCCATTGTTGCCAAGGGTAACCAGTGAGTCTGTAAGGCAATACCTTCAATTCAGAcctgaccaatcagtgatcatCTTACATGCCAAAGTTGCTCAGAAGTCTTATGGCAATGAGAAACG GTTTTTCTGCCCCCCTCCTTGTGTGTACCTTAGTGGGCACGGATGGAAAGTCAGACAAGAGCAGCTTAAAG CATCAGGTCTCGGTGAGTCCAGCTGTCGTCTGTCCGGGTACATGGGTCTGGACAGCTCCACCGATCCTcagacagacagctttaagcTCAGCTTTGAGGAGCAGACAGACAAGAGG atGTTTGCCTGTGCTAAAACCCTGTACATCTCAGATACGGACAAACGAAAGCATTTTCGTCTGATACTCCACCTGTTTCACAACGGAGGACAAGAAATTGGCACCTTTCACAGCCGACTCATTAAAATCATCTccaaaccatcacagaaaaggCAGTCCATGAAAAACGCTGACT TATGTGTTTCATCGGGCTCAAAGGTGTCGTTGTTTAATCGTTTACGGTCACAGACGGTCAGCACGCGATACCTGGCAGTGGAGGACGGGACTTTTGTCGCCAGTGCAAGACAATGGACAGCCTTCACCATAACTCTGG TGGACGGGCTGCAGTCCGATCGGACTGAATATGCCGGCTGTGACAGCTACATCTGTTATGGCAGTGTGGTTCAGCTGGTGTGCACTAACGCGGGTGTTGCACTGCCACCGATG ATAATACGCAAGGTGAACAAGCAGCACGCATGTCTAGATGTGGATGAACACGTGTCACAGCTTCATAAATGTGCTTTTCAGTTCAGAGACAGCAACCACATGTACCTTTGCCTGtctaatgaaaaaataattcagTTCCAG GCCTCTCCGTGCCCTAAGGAGGCTAATAAGGTGCTATTGAATGATGGCTCATGTTGGACCATCATTGGAACAGAAGTTGTTGAATATACCTTCAGTGAGAGTCTGACCAATCACCTGACCATCATCAGCCCGGTACCCATCATCAACGGACTGGAG ttaaaTGGTGGAGGACATGTGGCCATGTTGGAGCTTCATGGTGAAAACTTCAGTCCCCATTTAAAGGTCTGGTTTGGAAACATGGAGGCTGAAACCATGTTCAG TTTTCCTGTGGGAATCTCTTTCCTCTCAGGAAGCAGTTTTCCTTTTTTTAGAGTCAATAAGGCTTTCTGCTCTTCCAGTCCAGCTCAACATCCACACGTACATGCAGCATGCCGACGTCACTCCGACCGGTCGCTGTGGGTGTGTGGGCTCTTAGGAGTCACTTGTTTGAAGGGTTGA
- the rbpjl gene encoding recombining binding protein suppressor of hairless-like protein isoform X2 codes for MEKGLPAVDSRDSHLHAADSFTHLRTDTRSQGWLREEQNFPLLPRVTSESVRQYLQFRPDQSVIILHAKVAQKSYGNEKRFFCPPPCVYLSGHGWKVRQEQLKASGLGESSCRLSGYMGLDSSTDPQTDSFKLSFEEQTDKRMFACAKTLYISDTDKRKHFRLILHLFHNGGQEIGTFHSRLIKIISKPSQKRQSMKNADLCVSSGSKVSLFNRLRSQTVSTRYLAVEDGTFVASARQWTAFTITLVDGLQSDRTEYAGCDSYICYGSVVQLVCTNAGVALPPMIIRKVNKQHACLDVDEHVSQLHKCAFQFRDSNHMYLCLSNEKIIQFQASPCPKEANKVLLNDGSCWTIIGTEVVEYTFSESLTNHLTIISPVPIINGLELNGGGHVAMLELHGENFSPHLKVWFGNMEAETMFRSSRSLLCVVPDVSILSGEWRWMRQPITVPLSLIRSDGLIYRSSFSFTYTPEHCPPSSQTTGTAERTTDSDSLIDTIHQEFTRMNFHLFMQS; via the exons ATGGAGAAAG GGTTGCCCGCTGTGGACTCGAGAGATTCTCACCTGCACGCGGCAGACTCCTTCACTCACCTGAGAACAGACACGCGCTCACAGGGATGGCTCAG GGAAGAGCAGAATTTTCCATTGTTGCCAAGGGTAACCAGTGAGTCTGTAAGGCAATACCTTCAATTCAGAcctgaccaatcagtgatcatCTTACATGCCAAAGTTGCTCAGAAGTCTTATGGCAATGAGAAACG GTTTTTCTGCCCCCCTCCTTGTGTGTACCTTAGTGGGCACGGATGGAAAGTCAGACAAGAGCAGCTTAAAG CATCAGGTCTCGGTGAGTCCAGCTGTCGTCTGTCCGGGTACATGGGTCTGGACAGCTCCACCGATCCTcagacagacagctttaagcTCAGCTTTGAGGAGCAGACAGACAAGAGG atGTTTGCCTGTGCTAAAACCCTGTACATCTCAGATACGGACAAACGAAAGCATTTTCGTCTGATACTCCACCTGTTTCACAACGGAGGACAAGAAATTGGCACCTTTCACAGCCGACTCATTAAAATCATCTccaaaccatcacagaaaaggCAGTCCATGAAAAACGCTGACT TATGTGTTTCATCGGGCTCAAAGGTGTCGTTGTTTAATCGTTTACGGTCACAGACGGTCAGCACGCGATACCTGGCAGTGGAGGACGGGACTTTTGTCGCCAGTGCAAGACAATGGACAGCCTTCACCATAACTCTGG TGGACGGGCTGCAGTCCGATCGGACTGAATATGCCGGCTGTGACAGCTACATCTGTTATGGCAGTGTGGTTCAGCTGGTGTGCACTAACGCGGGTGTTGCACTGCCACCGATG ATAATACGCAAGGTGAACAAGCAGCACGCATGTCTAGATGTGGATGAACACGTGTCACAGCTTCATAAATGTGCTTTTCAGTTCAGAGACAGCAACCACATGTACCTTTGCCTGtctaatgaaaaaataattcagTTCCAG GCCTCTCCGTGCCCTAAGGAGGCTAATAAGGTGCTATTGAATGATGGCTCATGTTGGACCATCATTGGAACAGAAGTTGTTGAATATACCTTCAGTGAGAGTCTGACCAATCACCTGACCATCATCAGCCCGGTACCCATCATCAACGGACTGGAG ttaaaTGGTGGAGGACATGTGGCCATGTTGGAGCTTCATGGTGAAAACTTCAGTCCCCATTTAAAGGTCTGGTTTGGAAACATGGAGGCTGAAACCATGTTCAG GTCATCGAGGTCTCTTCTCTGTGTCGTTCCTGACGTGTCTATATTGAGTGGTGAATGGAGATGGATGAGACAGCCGATCACTGTGCCCCTGTCTCTGATCCGGTCGGACGGTCTGATCTACAGGAGCTCTTTCTCATTCACTTACACACCAGAACACTGCCCGCCTTCTTCTCAAACCACCGGTACGGCAGAAAGGACCACAGATTCGGACTCCCTCATAGACACTATACACCAGGAATTCACGCGGATGAACTTTCACCTATTTATGCAGAGTTGA